AAGAAGTCGCTGTGCGAGTTGAAGAAGAAGGAGATCTGCGGCGCGAAGGCGTCGACGTCGAGCCCGGCGTCGACGCCGTACTGCACGTACTCGATGCCGTCGCGCAGGGTGAACGCCAGCTCCTGCGCCGCGGTCGAGCCGGCCTCGCGGATGTGATAGCCGCTCACCGAGATGGTGTTCCACTTGGGCACCTCGCGGGAGCAGAACGCGAAGATGTCGGTGATCAGCCGCATCGACTGGCGCGGCGGGAAGATGTACTCCTTCTGCGCGATGAACTCTTTCAGGATGTCGTTCTGGATCGTCCCCGAGAGCGTCTTCCAGTCGGCCCCCTGCTTCTCGGCGACCGCCAGGTACATCGCGAAGATCATCGGCGCCGGCGAGTTGATCGTCATCGACGTCGTGATGCCGCCGAGCGAGATGCCGTCGAACAGCCGCTCCATGTCGGCGAGCGAGACGACGCTGACGCCGCACTTGCCGACTTCGCCGAGCGACAGCTCGTGATCGGGGTCGCGCCCCATCAGCGTCGGCAGATCGAACGCGACGCTGAGGCCGCTGCCGCCGGCGGCGAGGAGATCCTTGAAGCGCTGGTTCGTCTCCTCCGGCGCGCCGAAGCCGGCGAACTGCCGCATCGTCCACAGCCTGCCGCGGTAGCCCGTCGGATGAATGCCGCGCGTGTAGGGGAACTCGCCGGGATCGGGCAGCTCGACGCCGGGGACGCTCTCGCGCGTATACACGCGATCGATCGGCCGTCCGGAAATGGTGGTGAACGGCACCGACCGCTCGGTCAGCTCTTTCGCGGCGGGCGCCGGCGCGGTTTTCATGAGCATCGATTATAGCGCCCTGCCCGAAAGGCTTTCGAGCCTCTGCGACCTCGGCGTGAGTACGTCGGCGACAGCAACTGCAACTCTGGCCCGCAGTTGACACTCCCCTCCGCGGCACGGTACCGTGGACCGTTTGCATTCTACGGGAGAAACATGGAAGGAAACGGCAGCGTTTTCAACGCGATGCTCCAGGAGTTCGACGGAGCCGCGCGCCTGCTCGGACTCGATCCCGGCATCTGGAAGATTCTCACCTCCCCGAAGCGGCAGATCGTCGTGTCGTGCCCGATCCAGATGGACAACGGCGAGATCGAGGTCTTCACCGGCTACCGGGTCCAATACAACATCACCCTCGGCCCCGCCAAGGGCGGCATCCGCTACCACCCGAACGTCACGCTCGACGAAGTCACCGCGCTCGCCGCGTGGATGACCTGGAAATGCGCCGTCGCCCACGTCCCCTTCGGGGGCGGCAAGGGAGGGATCATCGTCGACCCGAACCGCCTGTCGCGCCGCGAGCTCGAGGCGCTCACGCGCCGTTACATCGCGGAGATCGTCGACGCGATCGGGCCCGAGAAGGACGTGCCGGCGCCCGACGTCAACACCAACGATCAGATCATGGCGTGGGTGATGGACACCTACAGCATGCACGTCGGCCACACCGCCACGGCGGTGGTCACCGGCAAGCCGATCGAGATGGGCGGATCGCTCGGGCGCCGCGAGGCGACCGGCCGCGGCGTCATGATCGTCACCCGCGAGGCGGCAAAGCATCTCGGCCTCGACATCAAGACGGCGACGGTCGCGGTGCAGGGCTTCGGCAACGTCGGCTCGGTGTCGGCGGACCTGCTGGCGAAGATCGGCGCGCGGATCGTCGCCGTGACCGACTGGAAGGGCGGCGTCTACAACGAGAAGGGGCTCGACATCCCGAAGATGCTCGATTACGTCAAGCAGCACCGTTCGGTGGAGGGCTTCAGCGGCGGCGAGGCGCTCGACAACACGAAGCTGTTCGGGCTCGACGTCGACGTGCTGATTCCGGCGGCGCTCGAGAATCAGATCACGATGGAGAACGCGTCGACAATCCGCGCCAGGATCATCGCCGAAGGGGCCAACGGCCCGACGACGCCGGACGCGCACAAGTCGCTGCACGACCGCGGCGTGTTCGTCATCCCCGACATCCTGGCCAACGCCGGCGGCGTCACCACCTCGTACTTCGAGTGGGTGCAGGACCGCCACGGCTACTTCTGGAGCGAGCAGGAAGTGAACCAGCGCCTCGAAGCCAAGATGTGCGAGGCGTTCGACGACGTCCTCAAGACGGCCCAGCGGTACAAGACCGACATGCGCACCGCCGCCTACATCGTCGCCATCAACCGGGTCGCCACCGTCACCAAGATGCGCGGGATGTACGCCTAGGGAGGGTCGCTTCGCTCCCTGTCGGGCAGGGTGGAAGGGAGGGTCGCTTCGCTCCCTGTCGGGCAGGGTGGAAGGGGGGCTCGCTTCGCTCGCGGTCAGGGCAGCGTGGAAGGGTGGCTCGCTTCGCTCGCGGTCGGGCAGCGCGGAAGGGTGGCTCGCTTCGCTCGTCGTCGGGGCAGCGTGGAAGGATGGCTCGTTTCGCTCGCGGTCGGGCAGAGGTACAGCGGGCTCGCGTTCGCTCGCCGTCGGGCAGCGTGGACGAGGGGCTCGCGTTCGCTCGCCGTCGGGCGGCGTGGACGGGCGGGTCGCCGCCGGCAGGACACTGCTGAACTCCAGCGGCTGAGTCCGCGTATTCTCGGGCATGCTCGCTGATGTTCGCTATGCGGTGAAGTGGCTGCTTCGCAGCCCGGGGTTCACCGTCGTCGCGGTCCTTTCGCTCGCCGTGGGGATTGGCTTCAACACGGCCCTCTTTTCCATCGTCGACGCGCTGCTGTTCAGGCCGCTGCCGATTGCCGATCCGGCGCGGCTCGTGGACGTCTACACGCGCGGCGGGGATGGCGATACC
The genomic region above belongs to Vicinamibacterales bacterium and contains:
- a CDS encoding methylmalonyl-CoA mutase family protein, translated to MKTAPAPAAKELTERSVPFTTISGRPIDRVYTRESVPGVELPDPGEFPYTRGIHPTGYRGRLWTMRQFAGFGAPEETNQRFKDLLAAGGSGLSVAFDLPTLMGRDPDHELSLGEVGKCGVSVVSLADMERLFDGISLGGITTSMTINSPAPMIFAMYLAVAEKQGADWKTLSGTIQNDILKEFIAQKEYIFPPRQSMRLITDIFAFCSREVPKWNTISVSGYHIREAGSTAAQELAFTLRDGIEYVQYGVDAGLDVDAFAPQISFFFNSHSDFFEEIAKFRAARKLWAEVMRDRFKAKNERSWKLRFHTQTAGVSLTAQQPYNNVVRTALQALAAVLGGTNSLHTNSLDEALALPTAEAATLALRTQQIIAHESGVTNVVDPLGGSYFVERLTLDMEREARQYFDVIDRMGGMVEAIEQGFPQREIAEASYRFQQSVELRDKIIVGVNDFVQDDAAPVPILYIDETTAERQVARLHELRRTRDHAAVAGALDALKQTARGTGNTMYPLLDCVRAYATVGEMCDALREIWGEYEEVPLI
- a CDS encoding Glu/Leu/Phe/Val dehydrogenase; the encoded protein is MLQEFDGAARLLGLDPGIWKILTSPKRQIVVSCPIQMDNGEIEVFTGYRVQYNITLGPAKGGIRYHPNVTLDEVTALAAWMTWKCAVAHVPFGGGKGGIIVDPNRLSRRELEALTRRYIAEIVDAIGPEKDVPAPDVNTNDQIMAWVMDTYSMHVGHTATAVVTGKPIEMGGSLGRREATGRGVMIVTREAAKHLGLDIKTATVAVQGFGNVGSVSADLLAKIGARIVAVTDWKGGVYNEKGLDIPKMLDYVKQHRSVEGFSGGEALDNTKLFGLDVDVLIPAALENQITMENASTIRARIIAEGANGPTTPDAHKSLHDRGVFVIPDILANAGGVTTSYFEWVQDRHGYFWSEQEVNQRLEAKMCEAFDDVLKTAQRYKTDMRTAAYIVAINRVATVTKMRGMYA